The following proteins come from a genomic window of Paenibacillus spongiae:
- a CDS encoding nucleotide sugar dehydrogenase, whose amino-acid sequence MLTRINTRLDKGSRALKICVIGLGYIGLPTAVMFAKYGLRVHGVDVNSEVVTSLIHNNPHINEPGLKEIVTDVIHRGLLTVSSEPEEANVFIIAVQTPINPDKTANLEYVKIAAENIVPFLKKGDLVILESTVPPRTVEDVLIPTLQRSKLEIGSELFIAYSPERVLPGKLFEELVTNDRIVGGINLLSSQKTADLYKHFVKGNIHITDAGTAEIVKLIENSYRDINIAFANELARIAEVIGIDIWQAIKLANSHPRVHVHNPGPGVGGHCIAVDPWFLVEKAPREAELITLARSINDSTPQRVIRMIETAVREINQPVITLLGLAFKGNIDDMRESPSLVIMNALIMKGYNVKVFDPLIKTAMEGKVTTLEEAARDSDCLVFLTDHDQFRTIDYSLIKDLLRTKMVLDMKNVTERNELTDLGITCIKIGSSQHEPQGDRSYVQKN is encoded by the coding sequence ATGCTGACCCGTATTAATACTCGGTTAGATAAGGGGAGTAGAGCTTTGAAAATCTGCGTGATTGGGCTAGGATACATCGGATTGCCAACAGCCGTCATGTTCGCCAAATACGGCTTGCGCGTGCACGGAGTAGACGTGAATTCAGAAGTCGTTACTTCACTAATCCATAATAATCCACATATTAATGAGCCGGGCTTAAAGGAAATCGTAACGGATGTCATTCATCGCGGGCTTCTTACCGTGTCATCTGAACCGGAAGAAGCGAATGTGTTTATTATCGCTGTTCAGACCCCGATCAACCCCGATAAAACCGCTAATTTGGAATATGTGAAAATTGCCGCTGAAAATATTGTTCCCTTTTTGAAAAAAGGGGATCTGGTCATATTGGAATCAACGGTGCCGCCAAGGACGGTTGAAGATGTGCTGATCCCGACCCTTCAAAGATCGAAGCTCGAGATCGGCAGCGAGCTGTTTATCGCTTATTCGCCGGAACGCGTCTTACCAGGGAAATTATTCGAAGAGCTGGTGACCAATGACAGGATTGTAGGAGGAATCAATTTATTGTCCTCGCAGAAAACTGCAGATCTATATAAACATTTTGTGAAAGGAAACATTCATATTACGGATGCCGGGACGGCTGAAATCGTCAAGCTGATCGAAAATTCATACCGTGACATCAACATTGCATTCGCCAATGAATTAGCTCGAATCGCAGAAGTGATTGGAATCGATATTTGGCAAGCTATTAAATTGGCCAATTCTCATCCAAGGGTTCACGTTCATAACCCTGGACCCGGCGTAGGAGGACATTGTATCGCCGTCGATCCATGGTTTTTAGTCGAAAAAGCGCCCCGCGAAGCGGAGCTCATTACTCTTGCCCGATCCATTAATGATTCCACTCCCCAGCGCGTCATTCGCATGATCGAAACAGCAGTCCGTGAAATCAATCAGCCTGTCATTACATTGCTTGGCCTTGCCTTCAAGGGAAACATTGACGATATGCGGGAGAGCCCTTCCTTAGTCATTATGAATGCGTTAATTATGAAAGGATATAACGTGAAAGTATTCGATCCTCTTATTAAAACAGCTATGGAGGGAAAAGTTACCACCCTGGAGGAAGCGGCGAGAGATTCCGATTGCCTCGTGTTTTTGACCGACCACGATCAATTCAGGACGATCGATTACAGCCTAATAAAAGATTTGCTGCGCACGAAGATGGTTCTCGATATGAAGAATGTTACAGAACGTAATGAATTAACGGATTTAGGAATCACTTGCATAAAAATCGGATCATCCCAACATGAACCTCAAGGAGATCGATCGTATGTACAAAAGAATTAA
- a CDS encoding glycosyltransferase, whose translation MISVICCTIRDNMMENVFRNYDTQKMKKKELIIILNEDKMDRAKWIRRSSRSKNVSVYRLSKKTTLGECLNFAIHKAKYDIVAKIDDDDYYAPRYLSQQVKALKNKKADVVCKRTVYMYFEQEKKLAIHLDGDGENKFLYQAEGAKGSTFVFRKKIRRKIKFSPLNMDEDMIFLRECTKHHYKIYATDKKNYVCFRRSERLHTWSVPNQSLLEESKIIRRTKHYKRYVQ comes from the coding sequence ATGATCTCTGTCATTTGCTGTACGATAAGAGATAATATGATGGAGAATGTATTTCGGAATTATGACACGCAGAAGATGAAGAAAAAGGAGCTCATCATCATTCTGAATGAGGATAAGATGGATAGAGCCAAATGGATCCGGCGAAGTTCTCGTTCAAAGAATGTATCCGTCTATCGACTTTCGAAGAAAACTACTTTAGGGGAATGCTTGAATTTTGCGATCCATAAAGCCAAATATGATATTGTTGCCAAAATAGACGATGACGATTACTATGCTCCCCGCTATCTTTCGCAGCAAGTCAAGGCATTAAAAAATAAAAAAGCCGATGTAGTGTGCAAGAGAACCGTTTATATGTACTTTGAACAAGAAAAAAAACTTGCGATCCATCTCGATGGCGACGGGGAAAATAAATTTTTGTACCAGGCCGAGGGAGCAAAAGGGTCAACGTTCGTATTCCGTAAAAAGATACGCAGAAAAATCAAGTTTTCGCCTCTTAACATGGATGAAGATATGATATTCCTGAGGGAATGCACAAAACATCATTATAAAATTTATGCAACGGACAAGAAAAACTATGTATGCTTCAGAAGATCGGAACGTCTGCATACCTGGAGTGTGCCAAATCAATCTTTGCTGGAAGAGTCAAAGATCATTCGCAGAACCAAACATTACAAGCGTTACGTGCAATAG
- a CDS encoding putative rhamnosyl transferase, which translates to MSKTIIVGIEFNSRSKPNNHWQVGLTQSWIEYRMSIFMKYTLQSLKKQTNQNFTALIHYAEISENIVLQTLNRYEPLPSNIQFVPNYRRSMEIQENISFGCDDLYLVRLDCDDTYRKSFIQQLHDYTPQPDTCALINQAGYIYDSVNHRIAAVTTPSPPFYTWIFKRDEYLAGKYYPSPNGHGGVIMNKHEILTTDRKRNYMIVVHERNTANQEWLSFADFESNPKKVNAVLKKFI; encoded by the coding sequence ATGTCAAAAACAATCATTGTCGGAATCGAGTTCAATAGCCGCTCCAAGCCCAATAATCATTGGCAGGTAGGTTTGACGCAATCGTGGATCGAATACAGAATGTCGATTTTTATGAAGTATACGCTGCAAAGCCTCAAGAAACAGACCAACCAAAATTTCACGGCCCTAATCCATTATGCGGAAATAAGCGAAAATATTGTACTTCAGACGTTGAACAGGTATGAACCGCTCCCAAGCAACATTCAATTTGTCCCCAATTATCGGCGGTCTATGGAAATTCAAGAAAACATCTCTTTCGGCTGCGACGATTTGTACTTGGTTCGTCTTGATTGCGACGACACCTATCGTAAATCGTTTATCCAGCAGCTGCATGATTATACACCGCAGCCGGATACTTGTGCACTCATCAACCAAGCAGGATACATTTACGACAGCGTGAACCATCGCATAGCGGCTGTAACGACGCCTTCTCCTCCTTTTTATACCTGGATCTTCAAGAGAGACGAGTATTTGGCAGGAAAATATTACCCGTCCCCAAACGGCCATGGAGGGGTCATTATGAATAAGCATGAAATCCTGACCACGGATCGCAAGCGAAATTATATGATTGTGGTGCATGAACGAAATACAGCAAATCAGGAATGGCTGTCCTTCGCTGATTTCGAATCGAACCCGAAGAAAGTGAATGCTGTACTAAAGAAGTTCATATGA
- a CDS encoding GNAT family N-acetyltransferase yields the protein MNHNIVVERFGVRLRPVTMDDADFIFQLRRAPELSKYIGEVDSRFSVHRSWLDQYFEREGDYYFCIELLSGKAVGTISIYDIADNKGNWGRWIISPNIPAAPASVWLVFHVAFDILGLSSVYSNTVIDNASVVSFHDNCGLIRTGIERGGLTIKGVVYDTVIHTASKENWPFIQRKLEKPAAMAERLLQEDSDSV from the coding sequence GTGAACCATAATATAGTCGTCGAACGCTTTGGGGTTCGATTAAGGCCCGTTACGATGGACGATGCCGATTTTATATTCCAATTAAGAAGAGCGCCGGAATTGTCCAAGTATATCGGGGAAGTCGATTCCCGGTTTTCCGTTCACCGTTCATGGCTTGATCAATACTTCGAGCGAGAGGGAGATTATTACTTCTGCATCGAGCTGCTATCGGGAAAAGCCGTCGGCACGATTTCGATTTATGATATTGCGGATAATAAAGGGAATTGGGGAAGGTGGATCATTTCGCCCAATATTCCTGCTGCACCTGCCAGCGTATGGCTTGTTTTTCATGTCGCTTTCGATATATTGGGCTTGTCCAGCGTATATTCCAATACGGTAATTGACAATGCAAGCGTCGTCTCATTTCATGATAACTGCGGATTGATTCGTACGGGAATCGAACGAGGCGGTCTCACGATCAAAGGCGTTGTCTATGATACGGTCATTCATACGGCATCCAAGGAGAACTGGCCCTTCATACAACGAAAATTAGAGAAGCCTGCAGCTATGGCAGAACGTTTGTTGCAGGAGGATTCGGATTCAGTATGA
- a CDS encoding acyl carrier protein encodes MKSELRNQVRSILSEVLNADLSSIDNPARNELAAWDSLKHMELILRLEEQYHIRFSIREVADIQCLDDIVGIIEVKS; translated from the coding sequence GTGAAAAGTGAATTGCGTAATCAGGTTCGGTCTATCTTATCGGAGGTACTGAACGCTGATTTGTCATCGATAGACAATCCGGCAAGGAATGAACTGGCAGCTTGGGATTCATTGAAGCATATGGAGCTCATTCTCCGCCTTGAGGAGCAATATCACATTCGCTTTTCAATCCGGGAGGTAGCGGATATTCAATGCTTGGATGATATCGTGGGGATCATAGAGGTGAAATCGTGA
- a CDS encoding HAD-IIIC family phosphatase, translated as MNATLNYLDRAESLLCSLPTRARIAGSLNIADKQMFKIRVDRTMPFEFIGNLMPPFCELWKADVRFDYSDYDAALSGLGGNHQADAYIIWLDWRIYSKSMSAQEVIDWLGERIGQLRGVTDKPIWVNNWPELPKDGDMLFSSSASDRGWFRKLNAYLLELIEGSSGCELIDLVGLAHQGSESFYDERNEEASSYPLSNQATIIVARHLGVHLLPAAFAPRLKAIALDLDDTLYNGVLGEEGVDGVILTEGHHHLQKLLLRLKQSGMLLTVCSRNEERDVRALFDGRDDFPLKWNDFAAVCANWQPKPENLSRLAQQLNIDPGAFLFLDDNPAELLKMAAALPDVRLFRAKRSGIETMNGLCHFPGLYLLRPDGEASSRTADIQANAIREQSRQEAASFEDYLEGLKMVVSMYENEPSHAGRLYDLSRKTNQFNVALRRMTEIEAKEAMDSEHYLTVTVRLSDLLADSGIIGAFVCRIEGENAQLTETLFSCRALGREVETVSFAWVLEKLIAHGVTRLSIDRTEGQRNAPALDWLKRFVPDTAETCSLPDLYGRVKTACTNHPAKIEVIQ; from the coding sequence GTGAACGCAACGTTGAATTATCTTGATCGGGCAGAATCCCTGCTTTGCTCCCTTCCCACCAGAGCGCGGATTGCCGGAAGTCTGAACATCGCCGACAAGCAAATGTTCAAGATCAGAGTCGATCGAACAATGCCCTTTGAATTTATCGGTAATTTGATGCCTCCCTTCTGTGAATTATGGAAGGCCGATGTCCGTTTCGACTATTCCGATTATGATGCGGCTTTGTCCGGTCTTGGCGGAAATCATCAGGCAGATGCTTACATCATCTGGCTGGATTGGCGTATCTATTCAAAATCGATGTCGGCGCAGGAGGTCATCGATTGGCTGGGCGAACGGATCGGACAGCTGCGCGGCGTCACGGATAAACCGATCTGGGTGAATAATTGGCCCGAGTTACCGAAGGACGGAGACATGCTGTTCAGCTCCAGCGCAAGCGACCGCGGCTGGTTCCGCAAATTAAACGCTTATCTATTGGAGCTTATCGAGGGCAGCAGCGGATGCGAGCTGATTGATCTAGTCGGTTTGGCGCATCAAGGGTCGGAATCGTTCTATGATGAACGAAATGAGGAAGCGAGCAGTTATCCGTTATCCAATCAGGCCACGATTATCGTCGCCCGCCATCTTGGCGTGCATCTCCTTCCCGCTGCGTTTGCTCCCCGGCTCAAAGCGATCGCCCTGGATCTGGACGATACGCTTTATAACGGCGTCTTAGGAGAAGAAGGCGTTGATGGGGTAATCCTGACGGAGGGTCATCACCATTTGCAGAAGCTGCTGCTCCGGCTGAAACAGTCCGGAATGCTGCTTACGGTCTGCAGCCGCAACGAGGAACGGGATGTGAGAGCTTTATTTGACGGAAGAGACGATTTTCCGTTGAAGTGGAACGATTTCGCGGCCGTTTGCGCCAACTGGCAGCCCAAACCGGAAAACTTAAGCCGATTGGCTCAGCAGCTGAATATCGATCCTGGAGCTTTCTTATTTCTGGACGACAACCCGGCAGAATTGCTCAAGATGGCGGCCGCGCTGCCTGATGTCCGCCTGTTCCGCGCGAAGCGCAGCGGCATTGAAACAATGAACGGATTATGTCATTTTCCGGGGCTGTATCTGCTTCGTCCCGATGGCGAAGCCTCATCACGGACAGCCGATATTCAAGCCAATGCAATCAGAGAACAAAGCAGACAAGAGGCCGCAAGCTTTGAAGACTATTTAGAGGGCTTGAAGATGGTGGTGAGCATGTACGAGAATGAGCCTTCTCATGCCGGACGATTGTATGATTTAAGCCGAAAAACGAATCAATTCAATGTGGCTCTGCGGCGGATGACGGAAATCGAAGCAAAGGAAGCCATGGATAGCGAGCATTATTTGACGGTTACGGTCCGTCTCTCCGATCTGTTAGCCGACAGCGGGATTATCGGCGCATTCGTATGCCGGATAGAGGGGGAGAATGCGCAACTGACCGAAACGCTCTTTAGCTGCAGGGCGCTTGGACGAGAGGTCGAGACGGTATCGTTTGCTTGGGTATTGGAGAAATTGATTGCTCATGGCGTCACAAGGCTGAGCATCGATCGGACCGAAGGGCAGCGCAATGCTCCTGCCTTGGACTGGTTGAAGCGCTTTGTTCCGGATACAGCTGAGACCTGCTCCCTGCCTGACTTGTATGGCCGCGTTAAGACGGCGTGCACGAACCATCCTGCGAAGATTGAGGTGATCCAGTGA
- a CDS encoding phosphotransferase yields the protein MANAYDPGGYKQGRADGFNKGKQDGYKKGIEDAQAASNNPPLNEISLKWREFQWADKFAAQFGDSVTLNDQSMECLKETVKSTIWKLEIKVKQQSSPIILKMFKAPVEDQDLIELNMYRKASGILADVMPTIYLIQEGMSGDDVWVFMEYVPQLKGQVIFTPDHFDRIIPSLAKLHAQTYNDGFYKHWDLFADWLPRYDSEKTSLERQKTHKETLAYLDIAMERPEIEQRLESSYDLLRGILKKKGPIYFPELIQAGKSIIHNDLQTPNMGCGNVGEADWTIKFIDWEGARFAPCWFDMFNLMGVFFAYRKDWRSDEESVIHRCSHLYAAEMLKYGIRFDGDPVRLYKMAYLQRVLERSLYLQLHWAVEGQKPAFLLDGYLEKIKVWGKELGLHS from the coding sequence ATGGCGAATGCATACGATCCCGGCGGTTATAAGCAGGGCCGCGCAGATGGATTCAATAAGGGGAAGCAAGACGGATATAAGAAAGGGATCGAGGATGCGCAAGCTGCATCCAACAATCCGCCTCTGAATGAGATTAGTCTGAAGTGGCGGGAATTCCAATGGGCCGATAAATTTGCAGCCCAGTTTGGTGATTCCGTCACATTGAACGACCAGAGCATGGAATGCTTGAAAGAAACGGTGAAAAGCACGATCTGGAAGCTGGAGATAAAAGTAAAGCAGCAGTCCTCCCCCATCATCCTTAAAATGTTCAAGGCCCCGGTTGAAGATCAAGATCTGATTGAGTTGAACATGTACCGTAAAGCAAGCGGCATTCTGGCGGATGTGATGCCTACCATTTATTTGATTCAAGAAGGAATGAGCGGTGACGACGTCTGGGTGTTCATGGAGTATGTCCCTCAATTAAAGGGTCAGGTTATTTTCACGCCGGATCACTTTGACCGCATTATTCCTTCCTTGGCGAAGCTTCATGCCCAAACTTATAATGACGGCTTCTACAAGCACTGGGATTTGTTCGCAGATTGGCTTCCGCGTTACGATTCGGAAAAAACGTCCCTCGAACGTCAGAAGACGCACAAGGAAACGCTTGCATACTTGGATATAGCGATGGAGCGTCCGGAGATCGAGCAGCGGTTGGAATCCAGCTACGATCTGCTGCGCGGCATACTAAAAAAGAAAGGGCCGATTTATTTTCCGGAGCTCATTCAAGCAGGGAAAAGCATTATTCACAATGATCTGCAGACGCCGAATATGGGCTGCGGCAATGTGGGGGAAGCCGACTGGACGATTAAATTTATCGATTGGGAAGGCGCCCGCTTCGCTCCTTGCTGGTTTGACATGTTTAATTTAATGGGCGTGTTTTTTGCTTACCGGAAGGACTGGCGAAGTGACGAGGAATCGGTCATCCATCGCTGCTCGCATTTATATGCCGCAGAGATGCTCAAATACGGGATCCGGTTCGACGGAGATCCGGTCAGGCTATATAAAATGGCATATTTGCAGCGGGTATTGGAACGCAGCTTGTATTTGCAGCTTCACTGGGCGGTAGAAGGGCAGAAGCCGGCTTTTTTATTGGACGGTTATTTGGAGAAAATCAAGGTCTGGGGCAAGGAGCTCGGATTGCATTCATGA
- a CDS encoding WbqC family protein has product MKQVLKKICIYQPNVFPPLHYFNRIMNSDMWVMLDDVQINRKVGQTRFSLKINGDKHVRTVPLLGGNRIKINEAAITYQEDWIAKLQKTFDHAYARSPYFEMVRSIVFNYIDLHQRMNTGFHLFCEQFTIDMLRMLGWQGSVISSTGMTRDSRASERMAEIVHDLNGTHYVCGGEGFRQYVELDHFRRRSLSVIVQDWRCPEYPQSKGKFVPNLSILDLIANVGLNGAKELLVSGGTAGWRAYS; this is encoded by the coding sequence GTGAAGCAGGTGTTGAAGAAGATTTGCATATACCAACCTAATGTTTTTCCGCCGCTTCACTATTTTAACCGTATTATGAACAGCGATATGTGGGTAATGCTCGATGACGTTCAGATTAACAGGAAGGTGGGACAAACCCGCTTTTCGTTGAAAATCAACGGAGATAAGCATGTCAGGACTGTGCCGCTCTTAGGAGGGAATCGGATCAAAATCAATGAAGCGGCCATTACCTATCAGGAAGACTGGATCGCCAAGCTTCAAAAGACGTTTGACCATGCCTATGCACGAAGCCCTTATTTTGAAATGGTGCGATCGATAGTGTTTAATTACATTGATCTTCATCAACGGATGAATACGGGCTTTCATCTATTTTGCGAACAATTTACGATTGACATGTTGCGAATGCTAGGATGGCAAGGCAGCGTAATAAGCTCAACGGGTATGACTCGCGATTCAAGAGCGTCCGAGCGCATGGCAGAGATCGTACATGATCTGAATGGAACTCATTATGTATGTGGAGGTGAAGGATTCAGACAGTACGTTGAACTGGACCATTTCCGGCGTCGAAGCCTCTCGGTTATCGTTCAAGACTGGCGATGCCCGGAGTACCCGCAAAGCAAAGGGAAGTTTGTGCCGAATCTATCCATATTGGACCTTATTGCTAATGTAGGCCTAAACGGAGCAAAAGAATTGCTTGTTTCAGGAGGAACCGCCGGCTGGAGAGCGTACAGCTAA
- a CDS encoding glycosyltransferase family 4 protein, which yields MYIKELKKGLEQNGHQVDILARHKDKYCITRSDRQHPLNSKKSDRRGIPYLPAGWGGEQVQKYEKKIRDKAIKIFNAVQSVDLSQYQIIHAQDIVSASVLMSCKPQSTPLVLTLHSCVTAEYSSEWRILSSFESEVIRQSKWTIVPSKWLMRVYEKCRIPTGSMKVIPNGIDVPVFQNLMNEKTGLKSPPNKTIIICTGRLSEDKGQRYLLDALARVKKNRIDWVCWIVGSGNEEKDLKKQSKRLGLSGMVQFLGWRSDIPALLKQAHIVVIPSLEDNYPYSLVEAQAAGKSIIASRVGGITEMVKHGKNGLLVPAGDSKKLYRQIKVLLKDPDLQERLGKGAKVWGTTHCSLDTMMKQVMVVYNKALKSKSEALLRRKGSEAGVEEDLHIPT from the coding sequence ATGTATATCAAAGAGCTGAAGAAAGGGCTTGAACAGAACGGGCATCAAGTAGACATATTAGCCAGACATAAAGATAAATACTGCATCACGAGGTCGGATCGTCAGCACCCGCTTAACAGCAAAAAGTCCGATAGAAGAGGCATCCCATACTTGCCGGCAGGCTGGGGGGGAGAACAGGTACAGAAATATGAAAAGAAAATACGAGATAAGGCCATAAAGATTTTTAATGCGGTTCAAAGTGTTGATCTGAGTCAATACCAAATCATACATGCGCAGGACATTGTATCCGCCAGTGTGTTGATGTCTTGCAAGCCCCAGTCTACACCTCTCGTTTTGACTTTGCATAGCTGCGTTACGGCCGAGTATTCCTCGGAATGGAGGATCTTATCTTCCTTCGAATCCGAAGTCATTCGACAAAGCAAATGGACAATCGTCCCTTCAAAATGGCTCATGCGCGTGTACGAAAAGTGCCGGATCCCGACTGGGAGCATGAAGGTCATTCCTAATGGAATCGATGTCCCGGTCTTTCAGAATCTAATGAACGAGAAGACAGGGCTGAAGAGCCCGCCGAACAAAACAATCATTATATGTACGGGACGGCTGTCGGAAGATAAGGGACAGCGTTATTTGCTGGACGCCTTGGCACGGGTGAAAAAGAATCGGATCGATTGGGTTTGCTGGATCGTGGGAAGCGGGAACGAAGAAAAAGATTTAAAAAAACAATCCAAACGGCTAGGGCTGAGCGGAATGGTCCAATTTTTAGGATGGCGCAGCGACATTCCCGCCCTTCTAAAACAAGCCCATATTGTAGTCATCCCGAGCCTCGAGGATAACTATCCTTATTCGTTGGTAGAAGCGCAGGCTGCTGGCAAATCGATAATCGCTTCCAGGGTTGGAGGGATTACCGAAATGGTGAAACACGGAAAGAATGGTCTTCTGGTTCCCGCAGGCGACAGCAAGAAGCTTTACAGGCAGATTAAGGTGCTATTGAAAGACCCGGATTTGCAAGAACGTTTGGGCAAAGGAGCCAAGGTTTGGGGAACGACTCATTGTTCGCTTGATACCATGATGAAACAAGTCATGGTTGTCTATAACAAGGCTTTGAAGTCAAAGTCAGAAGCGTTATTGCGGAGGAAAGGAAGTGAAGCAGGTGTTGAAGAAGATTTGCATATACCAACCTAA
- a CDS encoding phosphotransferase, producing MGRAREITQRFIRRKWRKMQFADAFKPIFDGEITLNHRNMKCLKDTYKSSIWKLEIKAGHKSLPVVLKISKQLRRSRPESTVERNIYRKARKLLQPFMPQIYLTKRNVNGHDLWVFMEYIEPVRGQIEYNPDHFKKIIPTLAKLHAATRNEKFMRHEKTFADWLPRYDSKSMHAERVQMNKSTLHYLDEAMKKPNLKAILEPYYTLLKKVLKDGPEYLPEVVEAGLSIVHGDLHTANMACHDVKEKPWQVKFIDWEGAKFAPCWYDLVYLIGVFLAYRREWKDEEEAITRRSVSLYAAEMRKHGVVFKTDPMKLYQMAYLKRILERGLYLQLSWAVTGQKEAKLLKVYLEKVKVLGKQFGLY from the coding sequence ATGGGCCGAGCTAGAGAAATCACCCAAAGATTCATTCGCAGAAAATGGCGCAAGATGCAGTTTGCCGATGCATTCAAGCCGATCTTCGACGGGGAAATAACATTAAACCATCGAAATATGAAGTGCTTGAAGGATACCTACAAAAGCAGCATCTGGAAGCTTGAAATCAAAGCCGGTCACAAAAGTTTGCCCGTCGTTCTCAAAATTTCGAAGCAATTAAGAAGATCGCGTCCGGAAAGCACCGTTGAACGAAATATATACCGCAAAGCAAGAAAACTGCTGCAGCCGTTCATGCCGCAAATTTATCTGACCAAACGCAACGTCAATGGCCATGATTTATGGGTATTCATGGAATACATTGAACCTGTGCGAGGGCAGATTGAGTATAACCCGGATCACTTTAAAAAAATCATTCCAACGTTAGCAAAACTCCATGCCGCCACAAGGAACGAAAAGTTTATGCGTCATGAAAAAACGTTTGCGGATTGGCTTCCGCGATACGATTCCAAGAGCATGCATGCCGAACGAGTCCAAATGAACAAATCAACGCTCCATTATCTTGATGAAGCCATGAAGAAACCCAATCTAAAAGCAATCCTGGAGCCGTATTATACCCTTCTGAAGAAAGTGCTGAAAGATGGTCCGGAATATCTTCCAGAGGTGGTCGAGGCAGGGCTCAGTATCGTTCACGGCGATTTGCACACGGCCAATATGGCCTGTCACGATGTGAAGGAGAAGCCATGGCAGGTTAAGTTTATCGACTGGGAGGGCGCCAAGTTCGCCCCGTGCTGGTATGACCTCGTCTATCTGATCGGCGTTTTCTTGGCGTACCGGAGAGAGTGGAAGGATGAAGAAGAAGCGATAACCCGCCGCTCCGTCAGCCTGTATGCCGCCGAGATGAGGAAGCATGGCGTTGTGTTCAAGACCGACCCTATGAAGCTCTATCAGATGGCCTATTTGAAACGTATCCTGGAAAGAGGCTTATATTTGCAATTAAGCTGGGCCGTCACGGGGCAAAAAGAAGCGAAGCTGCTGAAGGTTTATTTGGAAAAAGTCAAAGTTTTGGGAAAGCAATTTGGATTATACTAG
- a CDS encoding YheC/YheD family endospore coat-associated protein codes for MERRFVGILVNSSVYKGIPSGRPRHEEIRFYEEAGRLYGLTPCFFRLQDIRLQHRTVNAYVKTYGGYIRQQLAIPEVIHNRAIYTRTGPNKRMKELAQSGIQVFNGRNRYGKLHIHNLLMEDELLRPHIPGTAAVTPDSLKEMMSLYDSLILKPDNSSIGRGVMKLDRSGAGWQLAYRSRGLWRKLRFADRIPSFLQRKLSREKYIVQQRLPLATYNGCPFDLRVSVQRSHTGDWTMTGIAVKVAAKNAFITNVAQGGTVYRLEEILRQYPALRAEQVRDDIERFCLHAARHLSGHLAHLADVGFDIGLTNSGYPLFVECNGRDLRYSFQKGNMPEAWKATYTNPIGFARFLMDGNVPPG; via the coding sequence TTGGAAAGGCGATTTGTAGGCATACTGGTCAATTCATCCGTGTATAAAGGAATCCCTTCCGGCCGCCCCCGGCATGAGGAGATACGATTCTATGAAGAAGCAGGGCGCCTGTACGGACTGACTCCGTGTTTCTTCCGTCTGCAGGATATTCGTTTGCAGCATCGTACCGTTAACGCATATGTCAAAACATACGGGGGCTATATCCGACAACAGCTGGCGATTCCGGAAGTCATCCATAACCGTGCAATATACACCCGTACAGGCCCGAACAAACGAATGAAAGAGCTGGCTCAATCGGGCATTCAGGTGTTTAATGGCCGGAACCGGTACGGTAAACTCCACATCCACAATCTGCTGATGGAAGATGAATTATTGCGGCCGCATATCCCCGGTACAGCTGCCGTGACACCGGACTCCCTGAAGGAAATGATGTCGCTGTACGACTCGCTCATCCTGAAACCGGACAACAGCAGCATCGGCCGCGGAGTCATGAAGCTGGACCGTTCCGGAGCCGGGTGGCAGCTTGCGTACCGTTCCCGCGGTTTATGGAGAAAGCTCCGTTTCGCAGACCGGATCCCTTCATTCTTGCAGCGGAAGCTGAGCCGGGAAAAGTATATTGTGCAGCAGCGGCTTCCGCTCGCAACCTATAACGGCTGCCCGTTTGACCTTCGCGTGTCCGTCCAGCGCTCTCATACGGGCGATTGGACAATGACGGGGATCGCCGTTAAGGTGGCGGCCAAGAACGCATTTATTACCAATGTAGCGCAAGGTGGAACCGTCTATCGATTAGAAGAAATATTGCGGCAATATCCTGCGTTGAGAGCGGAGCAGGTACGAGACGATATTGAGCGTTTCTGTTTGCATGCCGCCCGGCATTTAAGCGGTCATTTGGCTCACCTTGCGGATGTTGGATTCGACATTGGCCTTACGAACAGCGGTTATCCTCTTTTTGTGGAATGCAATGGGAGAGATCTGCGCTACAGCTTTCAAAAAGGAAATATGCCGGAGGCGTGGAAAGCGACCTATACGAATCCGATCGGATTTGCACGTTTTTTGATGGATGGGAACGTGCCTCCTGGCTGA